The nucleotide window GAAATAAAAACCACTTTAAAAACCATTTTTAGATATAGATAAATACAAAACCCCAATTTAATGGTAGAGGGAGATAAATAAGATGATAATCACGATACCCACTATAATAGTGACATTACTAACAGTCTCGATCATATTACTATCAGTTTTACTGGGTTACTTAGTCTATCGTGACGCCAAGAATAAAGAAAAAGATTATCCAGTTCTTAAAGGACTAATAATAGCGATAATAACTCTATTTTTAGCACCAATCATCATCGCTGTTTTATTATTAATTATAGCATTACTAACTCTAATAATGTTTATATTAATGATGTTTATCTAAACAATGGGGTATGGAGCTTATATCTGAAATGGCCTCAATTTTGTTTATTACTGGAAAAAAAGCCTACAACGTCTTGAAAGAACAGGCCAATGAATTAAGAGATAAAGGACTTGATGTAGATATAGTTAAATTACCGATAGATATAGCTGCTTTTACCACACCCAAATTGATTGAACAAAAAATCGATAATTCTCTATATGATTGGGTAGTTGTTTCTGGAATGAGTCCACATGACTATTCAGTTTTCAATAATGTAGTTAAGGGCCCTAGAAATGCATACGATATAACAGAGATAACTAGTCAAAATATCGGTAAACTTGATCCTGAAAAACCTGCTGATGAAATAATCGATATCGATGAGATCTCAACAGAATCTCTAAAAGAGATATTAGGCGAAACAAACCCAGTAATGAATATACGGGATATTGAAATCGGTGGAGACACAACTATTAAAATCATAACCGAAATAGTTGACGCAACAAAGAAAAACTCAACAGAACTAAGACAACAAGCCAGTAGACATATCAAAGATGGAGCCGACATAATCGATATTGGAGTCCATCACAACGCTACAACCAAAGAAATCCAAAAAGCCATAAACACAATTAAAGAACTATATCCAGTAAGCATAGACACAATGAACCCTGAACACATCGAAACAGCGATAGAATCCAATGTAGACCTAATCTTAAGTGTTGATAAAAAATTAATAAACCAGTTAGGCAAAAAACTAGAAAACCAAAACATCGTAGTGATAGGAAACCCAGAAAAACCACGAGAAATACATGAAAACATAGATAAACTAAAAAAACTTGGAGCAAAACCAATCGCCGACCCAATACTAGACCCACCAAACCAAGGCCTCATAAAATCTCTAAAAAGATACATAGATTTTCGAAAAAAAGACAAAACAACACCACTCCTAATGGGTGTAGGAAACGTCACCGAGTTAATAGACACCGACAGCCATGGAATAAACGCCTTAATGGCATCAATCGCAACAGAACTAGATATAAACCTACTACTAACAACAGAAGCAAGCCTAAAAACACATGGCTCCACAAAAGAACTCAAAACAGCAACCCAAATGAATTTACTAGCAAAAATCCGTGGAACCACCCCAAAAGACCTCGGACCCACCCTAATAAAACACAAAACAAAAAAACGTAAAGAATTCCCGCCAACAAAAGCCAAAAACATAATAAAAACCAAACAAACCAAACAAACCAAACAAACCAAACAAACCGAAAACTGTGAAGGATGCTATCAAATCGGAATCGACAGAGAAACAAACCAATTATACGCAACATACTACAACTGCAAAACCAAAAAACCCCAAACAACTATAACTGGAGAAAACTCAGAAACAATAATAAACAAAATAACAGAAACACAAACAATAACCCCACAACACACCGCATACCTAAGCAAAGAACTCTACAAAGCCGAAATAGCATTAAAAACAAACAAAAACTACATACAAGACACACCACTCTACAAATAAAAAACTAAAAACAAAAAAACCAGAAAAACAAACCCCCAAAAAAGGGGTTAAGGCCTGAGCAGAATAAAATTTTGTATTCGTTTTACTTGGTTATTTTTTGTTTTTTAATTTAACGGCTGTTCCGTATGCGAGTATTTCAGCTCCAGCGCTAGCTATCATAGAAGTCATAAACCGGATGTTAACAATTGCATCAGCATCCAGTTTTTCAGCATCCTCGACCATCCTGTCAACAGCTTCTTCACGAGCCTCTGTATACAACTCAGTATACGCCTTCAACTCACCACCAACCAAATTCCTTAACCCCTGAGTGATATCTCTGCCTATATTTCTAGCTCTAATCGTATTACCACGAACAACCCCTAAATCCTCAACAATCTCTTGATCTGGAAAACTATCAACTGTAGTTAATCGCATACCAATAAATTAACCTATAAACCTATAAAACATTCTAAAAAAAATTATAAACCTATCAATCCAGAAAAACAACCAAAAAAACCTTCTTTAGAACTGTAGAACTATTTTATCTCTAAATAAAGGATTTGATTTTATAGGTAAATGTTTTGTTGTGGCAGTAGATATCTCTATTTATAGGGTTTGTTTAGTAGGGGGTTGTGTATTATTTCAGATAATGATGTTTTTAGAGTTGTTGTAGCTGTCAGGAATCCGGAAACTGAGTTCTGTTTATTAAAGATAGCGAGTGCTATAGCTTGTAGTGAGGGACGTGGTGAGTTGGTTGTTGTTAATGTTGTTGAGGTTCCGCCTCAAATCTCTTTATCGCAGAGTATTGATGCTGGATCTAAAGGCCTTGAGATACAGAAATCTATTTTAGATCAGGCTGAGAAACTTATTAA belongs to Methanonatronarchaeum sp. AMET-Sl and includes:
- a CDS encoding dihydropteroate synthase-like protein, with product MELISEMASILFITGKKAYNVLKEQANELRDKGLDVDIVKLPIDIAAFTTPKLIEQKIDNSLYDWVVVSGMSPHDYSVFNNVVKGPRNAYDITEITSQNIGKLDPEKPADEIIDIDEISTESLKEILGETNPVMNIRDIEIGGDTTIKIITEIVDATKKNSTELRQQASRHIKDGADIIDIGVHHNATTKEIQKAINTIKELYPVSIDTMNPEHIETAIESNVDLILSVDKKLINQLGKKLENQNIVVIGNPEKPREIHENIDKLKKLGAKPIADPILDPPNQGLIKSLKRYIDFRKKDKTTPLLMGVGNVTELIDTDSHGINALMASIATELDINLLLTTEASLKTHGSTKELKTATQMNLLAKIRGTTPKDLGPTLIKHKTKKRKEFPPTKAKNIIKTKQTKQTKQTKQTENCEGCYQIGIDRETNQLYATYYNCKTKKPQTTITGENSETIINKITETQTITPQHTAYLSKELYKAEIALKTNKNYIQDTPLYK
- a CDS encoding YbjQ family protein gives rise to the protein MRLTTVDSFPDQEIVEDLGVVRGNTIRARNIGRDITQGLRNLVGGELKAYTELYTEAREEAVDRMVEDAEKLDADAIVNIRFMTSMIASAGAEILAYGTAVKLKNKK